In the Palaeococcus pacificus DY20341 genome, one interval contains:
- a CDS encoding 6-hydroxymethylpterin diphosphokinase MptE-like protein, whose translation MEWEEWKPFYDEIVREMGFDEKADRKASLILRDILLKSENYTTISELRKLIRERAYVFGAGPSLEESLKTHTFDDGILIAADGATSALLEHNILPHIIVTDLDGRFEDIKKANELGSFVVVHAHGDNIEKLKAYASKLKNVLGTCQTEPLDIIYNFGGFTDGDRGAFLAEALGTREACLVGFDFGEIVGKWSKPHLKEHSPIWESKRKKFYFAQKLLKWLEENGKARITYL comes from the coding sequence ATGGAATGGGAAGAATGGAAGCCCTTTTACGATGAAATTGTCAGAGAAATGGGATTCGATGAAAAAGCCGATAGGAAAGCATCGCTTATTTTGAGAGATATTTTGCTAAAAAGCGAGAACTACACGACAATCAGTGAATTAAGGAAACTCATCAGAGAAAGGGCCTACGTTTTTGGAGCTGGACCAAGTTTAGAAGAAAGCCTAAAAACGCATACTTTTGATGATGGGATCCTTATAGCAGCCGATGGTGCAACTTCCGCTCTCTTAGAGCATAACATACTCCCCCACATAATTGTGACAGACTTGGATGGGCGCTTTGAGGACATAAAGAAAGCCAATGAGCTCGGCTCATTCGTGGTGGTTCACGCCCACGGCGACAATATTGAAAAGCTCAAAGCTTATGCCTCTAAACTCAAAAACGTTTTAGGGACATGCCAGACCGAACCTTTGGACATAATCTACAACTTTGGCGGCTTCACGGATGGGGACAGAGGTGCTTTTTTAGCCGAAGCTTTGGGGACGAGGGAGGCCTGTCTGGTTGGCTTTGATTTTGGAGAGATTGTGGGAAAATGGAGCAAGCCCCATCTAAAGGAGCACTCCCCCATTTGGGAGTCAAAGAGGAAGAAGTTTTACTTCGCCCAGAAGCTCTTAAAGTGGCTCGAAGAGAATGGAAAGGCCAGGATAACCTACCTTTAA
- a CDS encoding LSm family protein, with amino-acid sequence MSEEKPYLADETLKRWRNKKVVVSIGGEHLFTGILKDFDEEVVVLEDVADFTGNKGRELLVKIDGISWVMLIE; translated from the coding sequence ATGAGCGAGGAGAAGCCGTACTTAGCAGATGAAACGCTCAAAAGGTGGCGGAACAAGAAAGTTGTGGTTTCCATAGGGGGAGAGCATCTTTTCACTGGCATTTTAAAGGACTTTGATGAGGAAGTTGTAGTGTTAGAGGATGTAGCAGATTTTACTGGAAACAAAGGGAGAGAGCTCCTCGTTAAAATTGATGGAATAAGCTGGGTAATGTTAATTGAATGA
- a CDS encoding ABC transporter substrate-binding protein, with protein sequence MSKRGISLFLIGLFVFAVLASGCIGGSEETSTATSAQSGSQYAEQLVIGVTDKVTDLDPANAYDFYTWEVLNNVMEGLVKYEPGTLEIKPALAERWEVSDDSKVWTFYLRKDAKFADGTPLKAQDVVRSIERVMNINGDPAWLVTDFVDKVEAKDDYTVVFYLKDSVSYFLSLLTTPPYFPVHPSYKPNEIDSDQTAGGVGPYKIAKWVRDEELVLEANENYYGEKPKTEKIIIKFYRDASTMRLALQNGEIDIAWRTLKPTDIESLKKEGKFQVIEIPGAFIRYVCLNTQKDPTKEVKVRQALAAALDRADLSNKVFRGTVDPLYSLIPNGMWSHIDAFKEKYGDANIELAKNLLKEAGYDENNPLQIQLWYTPTHYGDTEADLAQVLKEQWEKTGVIKVDIKSAEWGTYVDYARKGQMQVYLLGWYPDYLDPDDYTTPFLKSTANSWAGTGYANPQMDEVLTKAQTLVDQNERATLYEQAQQILAEDVPYIPLIQGKLFVVASPGVGGVKIGPDMIFKYYTLYKEE encoded by the coding sequence ATGAGTAAACGTGGTATATCTTTGTTCTTGATTGGACTTTTTGTTTTTGCAGTTTTAGCCAGCGGCTGTATCGGTGGAAGTGAAGAAACCTCAACAGCTACCTCAGCCCAAAGTGGTTCACAGTATGCAGAGCAACTTGTTATTGGGGTCACCGACAAAGTGACGGATCTTGACCCAGCCAACGCCTACGACTTCTACACTTGGGAAGTTTTAAACAATGTTATGGAGGGTCTTGTTAAATATGAACCCGGGACCCTTGAGATTAAACCAGCGCTTGCAGAAAGATGGGAGGTAAGCGATGACTCCAAGGTTTGGACATTTTATTTAAGAAAGGATGCCAAGTTCGCCGATGGGACTCCTCTAAAAGCTCAAGACGTCGTGAGGAGCATAGAGAGGGTTATGAACATCAATGGAGATCCCGCGTGGCTTGTCACTGATTTCGTTGATAAAGTTGAAGCAAAGGACGACTACACTGTTGTCTTTTACCTCAAAGATTCCGTGTCTTACTTCCTATCACTCCTTACAACACCACCCTACTTCCCAGTACATCCAAGCTACAAGCCAAATGAGATTGATAGTGACCAAACAGCCGGTGGAGTTGGACCCTACAAGATAGCCAAATGGGTTCGTGATGAGGAGCTCGTTCTCGAAGCTAACGAGAACTACTACGGCGAGAAGCCCAAGACTGAAAAAATAATCATAAAGTTCTATCGTGATGCCTCAACAATGAGACTTGCTCTCCAGAACGGCGAGATAGACATAGCTTGGAGGACCCTCAAACCAACTGACATTGAGAGCCTCAAAAAAGAAGGTAAGTTCCAGGTCATCGAGATACCGGGAGCATTTATAAGGTACGTGTGCCTTAACACTCAAAAGGATCCGACCAAAGAGGTTAAGGTGAGACAAGCCCTAGCAGCGGCTCTTGATAGGGCAGATCTTTCAAACAAGGTCTTTAGGGGAACAGTTGACCCACTCTATAGCCTAATTCCAAACGGGATGTGGTCTCATATCGATGCATTTAAGGAAAAGTACGGCGACGCCAACATTGAACTTGCCAAGAACCTTCTCAAAGAGGCTGGCTATGACGAGAACAACCCTCTCCAGATACAACTTTGGTACACTCCAACACACTACGGTGACACAGAGGCTGACCTTGCTCAAGTCCTTAAGGAGCAATGGGAGAAGACAGGCGTTATAAAAGTGGACATAAAGAGCGCTGAGTGGGGAACTTATGTCGACTACGCTAGGAAAGGCCAAATGCAGGTGTATCTTCTCGGCTGGTATCCAGACTACCTCGACCCAGATGACTATACCACACCATTCCTTAAGAGCACTGCCAACAGCTGGGCAGGAACAGGTTACGCCAACCCACAGATGGATGAGGTTCTAACAAAAGCCCAAACCCTTGTGGATCAAAACGAGAGAGCTACTCTCTACGAGCAGGCACAGCAGATACTCGCGGAGGATGTTCCATACATTCCACTCATACAAGGAAAGCTCTTCGTGGTAGCCAGTCCAGGGGTTGGTGGCGTTAAAATTGGTCCGGATATGATATTCAAATACTACACCCTCTATAAGGAGGAGTGA